The sequence below is a genomic window from bacterium 336/3.
ATATCAATGATTTCTTTGAGCCAGTTGTAAGAAATTTTCATATCTATGTCCTTAAATGTTTGTAATCTATTTTTTAGGTTTGCAAAATACAAAAAAATAAAAAGATGATTGTAGTTTTCTTTTTTTTTGTAGTTTTAAGGAAATTTAAACTCTAAACGTCATGGAAGAATTATCAAAAAAATTAGTTGAAGCTGGTTTATCAGAAGAACAAGCTAAAAAAGCATTAGAAGTATTTAAAGCACAAGCTAGCGAAGAAGGTTTCATGGATAAGTTAGGAGATTGGGCTGGTGGAGCAAAAGAAAAGTTAGGTGATTTTGCAGAAGGTGCAAAAGAAAAACTAGGAGATTTAGCTGAAGATGCTGGTGAAGCATTTGATAAAGCCAAAGGTTTTGTTTCTGGTCTTTGGAATAAAGTAGCTGGAGATGATGATAAAAAAGAGGAAAAAAAGGAAGAGCCTAAAAAATAAATATAAAGAGGTGCATTTTGTACCTCTTTTTTTGTTTTTAATTAAAAAAGGGCTTCAAATATTGAAGCCCCTTTCCAGTTAAACAAAAATTGAACACTATGCAATTATATATACGTTAAAAGAGGAAAAAACGTTGCATTTTTTTTTATTTTTTTTTGAAAAAAAATAAAAATCTTATTTTTGAGCTAACAAACAAAGAAAATATTACTAAAATTCTTTTTCATGAAAATATTCAGAGCTATATTTTTATCTTTCATCAGTATTATTTTGGTGTACATACTCCAAAATAAACTTTCAGAAACTCCACTCATTAAAAGCTATATTCCTGAAAGTTTAGCATCTGCTCCCCCCATTGGTATTTTTTTAGATCCTTTTAATGGTTTTTGGATAAATGCTGAACCAAAAAATCTAAAAAGTAAGATAAATTTAGATATTGTTGGCTTGAAAAGTAAAGTAGAAGTTATTTTAGATCAAAGGCTAGTTCCTCACATTTTTGCTGAAAACGACCATGATTTATATTTTGCTCAAGGTTATATAACTGCTTCTTACCGTTTGTGGCAAATGGAATTTCTTACACATTTTGCAGCAGGCAGACTTTCAGAGTTTATTGGAGAAAAAACTATTGAAGTAGACCGTTCTCAAAGAAGAATGGGGCTATTGAGAAGTGCTCAAAAAACACTGAATAATATGTTGAAAGACTCTACTTCTGCATCTGTTCTCAATGCTTATACTAGTGGTGTGAATGCTTATATCAAATCTCTATCTCCACATGAGTTACCTCTTGAATATAAAGTTTTAAACTATGCACCCGAAGAGTGGACATCTTTAAAAACTGTTTTATTACTCAAATACATTGCCTACGACCTTTCTGTATCAGGAAATGATGATTTTGCCAACTCACTTGCTATGGCAAAGTATGGAGAAAATGTAACTGATAGTTTATATACTCACAATCCTTTTAGGGTACAACCTGTCATTCCTACCAAAAGCCCTATTGATTTTAAACCTGCAAAAAAACTTGTACACCCCAAGGGTTACGATTCAATCAGCAGAACTATTGCTAAAAACCTAGAAGAAACACAAAACATCTTAAATGAAAAATATAAACCCAAAGAAGAAAAAAGTAAAGGAAGTAATAACTGGGCTATTGGTGCTAAAAAAACAGAAACTGGCTTCCCTATTCTAGCTAGCGATCCACACTTAAGTTTAAAGCTACCTTCCATTTGGTACGAAATTCAGCTTGTTAGCCCAAATGTAAATGTATATGGGGTTTCTTTACCTGGTACACCAACAGTAGTGATTGGGTTTAATGAGAAAATAGCGTGGGGTATTACAAGTGCCTATACAGATGGCTTAGATTTTTATCAAATAAAATTTAAAGATGAAAAATTAGACGAGTATTTTCATGATGGTATTTGGAAAAAAACTATTACCCATAAAGAAATTATTAAAGTAAAAGGAGGAAAAGATATTCTTGAATATATTCAGTACACACATCATGGACCTGTAGTATTAGAAGCTCCTGCCAAATTGTACCCTAATAAACCCAATGATTTATATAATATAACTGTACCATACCAACATGCAATGTATTGGGTGGGTGCAGATAGTACATCTAATGAAATATTGACTTTTTATAATCTCAATAGAGCAAAAAAGTATGATGATTTTATTAATTCATTTGCATCATTTAGTTGCCCTTCATTAGCCTTTGCTTACGCTGATGCTGATAAAAATATAGCAATGTATATAGCAGGGAAAATTCCTATGCGTTGGAATGGACAAGGCAAATATGTTTTAGATGGATCTTCTTCAGCTTTTGAATACAAAGAGTATATTCCTTTTAACCAAAACCCGAAAGTTTTAAATCCAGAACAACAATTTGTAGCCTCTGCAAATCAGCTGATTACAGATACAACTACCTATCCATACTATGTAGGATACGATTTTATTTCTCCAGAAAGAGCTATTCGTATCAATGAAAAACTCAATGCAATGACTCGCATCAAGTATGAGAACATGAGAGAGTTACAAAATGATGTTTTGGGTATTCATGCTCGTGATGCACTTCCAAAATTATTGAGTATGCTTGATACCACACAACTCAAAGGAGATGCTCAAAAAACACATCAAATACTAAAAAAATGGAACTACCTCTATCAATCTGATTCACAAGGAGCAACTTGCTTTGAAATCTGGTTCACAGAGTTTAGAATAGCCCTTTGGCAAGATGAATTAGGTTATATTCCTAATTATCCTAACACAGACCAAACACTTAGAGTTTTATTAAGGGATACAACAAGCAGATGGATTGATGATATCAGTACTACCAATAGAGAAACTTTAAAAAGCTTGATTAATACAAGTTTTAACAAAGCTATTGATAAACTAAAAGAAAAACACAAAGGCAATGATGAAAACTGGTTTTGGGGAAAGCACAAAGGCTTCCATCTAGATCATTTGCTTATTCCTAATCTGGGTTTATCAAATCTGATGACCTCAGGTAGTTCAAGAACCGTCAATGCCACCAGTGATACACATGGACCTTCATGGAGAATGGTTGTGATGTTGGGAGCAAATAGTCCAAGAGCTTATGGCATATATCCTGGTGGGCAATCAGGTAATCCTGGGAGCTTGTACTACTCCAATATGGTAGAGAACTGGAGATTAGGAGAGCTTGAAGAACTTCTTTTCTTAAAAAATTCAAAAATTAAAAATCAGAAAATCATTACAACCATTCAAATGAATGCAAAGCAGACAGATGGTTTAATAAAGTAAAACTATTATATTCTGAAACTTTTTTACAAAAAAAATAGTTTTACACAAAAACGCCTATGAACATGATTAGTGTAACTGATAAAGCAAAAAATAAAATTGTTGAAATTCGTCAAAATGATGGATATTCAAATGAGCACAATATCCGTGTAGCTGTAAAAGGTGGTGGTTGCTCAGGTTTGATGTATGACCTGATTTTTGATACCAATATTCAAAATAATGATGAAATTTTTGAAGACAAAGGCATCAAAATTTTAGTAGATAAAAAAAGTTTACTGTATTTATTGGGAACAACCTTAGATTTCTCTGATGGATTGAATGGCAAAGGTTTTCAGTTTGTCAATCCAAATGCTTCACGTACTTGTGGATGTGGAGAAAGTTTTTCAGTATAAAGAATAGCATTTATCAAAGGAAAAGGCTCTAAAATTAGAGCCTTTTTTTATTCATGTCCTTTGTAAGTACCTTCTTGCCATTTAATATAGGTGGCTAAATCTTTATCACCTCGCCCAGAAAGACAGATAACTACCACTTCATCAGGTTTAGCATTGAGTTTTTCTAGATATGCAAATGCATGAGCTGTTTCAATAGCAGGAATAATACCTTCTATTTTACTGACCATAAAGCCAGCTTCCATAGCCTCTTCATCTGTTACAGCATAATATTCACCTCTTCTACTATCAAACAGATAGGCATGAATAGGACCTACACCAGGGTAGTCCAAACCAGCCGAAATAGAGTAAGGTTCTATAATCTGCCCATCTTTGGTTTGCATCAAAAGTGTTTTACTTCCATGAATAATACCCATTTTGCCCAATGCCGTAGTTGCTGCCGATTTCCCTGTATTTACACCTTGCCCACCTGCTTCAAGGGCTATAAGACGAACTTTAGGATTTTCGATGAAATAATAAAATGAGCCTGCCGCATTGCTACCTCCACCTACACAAGCAAGTACATAATCAGGGTAATCTCGTCCTATTTTTTCTTGGAGTTGTTTTTTTATTTCTTCAGAAATAACAGACTGGAAACGAGCTACCATATCAGGATATGGATGAGGTCCCACTACCGAACCAATAATATAATGCGTATCTATAGGGTTATTAATCCAATCTCTAATTGCCTCATTGGTAGCATCTTTCAGCGTTTTACTTCCACTTGTGGCAGGGCGTACAGTCGCCCCAAGCAGTTTCATTCTTTCAACATTAGGACGTTGGCGTTCAATATCTACTTCGCCCATATACACAATACACTCCAACCCCATTAAAGCACAAACTGTAGCAGTAGCTACTCCATGTTGCCCCGCTCCTGTTTCAGCTATAATTCTTTTTTTTCCTAAATGTTTAGCCAATAAAATTTGTCCAATGGTATTATTGATTTTGTGAGAGCCTGTATGATTTAGATCTTCTCTCTTCAAATAAATATTTGTGTTATATTTTTCTGATAATCTTTTTGCAAAATACAATGGAGAAGGTCTGCCAACATAATCTCTTAAAAGTTGCCAATATTCTTTTTGAAATTCTCCAGAGTTAATGATTTGTAGATACGAATTTTCTAATTCTTCTACATTAGGAAACAACATTTCAGGAATGTACGCTCCTCCAAAACTTCCATAATAGCCTTTCATTGAAGGGCTTTTGCTTACATTGGGTGTCATAAAACACTTATTTTTTAAATAAATTTATATTTTGGTTGAAATATACTTTAAATACTAAAGTTCTTGCCAATTTTTTAAAACTGCTTGAATATCATCATGAAGGAATCTATCTTGATGAATAAACCCTACGACTTTATCTAATTTTTTGTGTAGGTCTTTTGTTTCTTTTCCAAGCTTAATTTTATAATCAATTTGTTCTAATTGTAATTTTCTGAGGTGTAGAGCTTGGTGGGCTGTCAACATCAGAATTGCTGTAATCTTTCTTACATTTTCAATCATTTCTAAAGCTTGTCTGCCTGCAATAGTACCCATACTTACATGGTCTTCTTGATTGGCACAGGTTGGAATAGAATCTGCTGATGCAGGATGTACAAGCACTTTATTTTCAGAAACAAGTCCTGCTGCTACATATTGGGGTATCATCAAACCTGAATGTAAACCTGAAGTATCTGCTGCTAAAAAGGCTGGTAAGCAATCATTCGTTGCTTCATCTGTTAGTTTATTGATTTGCCTTTCAAGCAAATTACCCATTTCTGCTACAGCTAACTTGAGATAATCTAATGCCAATGCCAAAGGTTGTCCATGAAAATTTCCTCCTGAAATTACTACATCATCATCTACAAAAATAAGAGGATTATCTACAGCTGCATTCAATTCGTTAGAAATAATACCTTCTGTATGGCTAATAGCCTGTAAACTTGCTCCTAAAACTTGTGGTGTACAACGTACAGAGTAAGAATCTTGTGGGGTAATTTTCTTTTCTGCAAATTTTAAAATAACATTTAATCGTTGCCAACTTGTTTTTTGGTTTTCATCAGGCAAATATGGATACAATACTGAAAGTTGATGAGGCGTGATTTCCAAGTAGTTTTTTAACTCTTCTTTTTGATGAATCGTTAGATGATTTTGTATTTTTTGTAATATTTTTTCCGCCAGTTCATTCGATTCTACTCCCATCAGATTTGAACCTTTTGTAAAATCTCTTACCCATGTAGCTATTTTTTCTTGATGTTCATGCTTTCGGGCTTTATGTAAGCGTTCATCGAAAGCTTGTTTTCTTGCTCCAAGAGCTTCAAACATCATACAAGATGCTTTTAAAGATTTGTATAATAGCTCTTTAGCCTGATAAATCCCTAAAGCTCCCAAAGCAGCCATTACACTTGTACCATTGAGCAAAGCTATTCCTTCTTTGTGTTCAAGTGTGATAGGCTTTAATTTTCTTTTTTTCAAAGCTTCTTTACTTGATACAATATTTCCATCTACTTCCGCATAGCCTTCTCCTATCAAAACAATTGCCATGTGAGCAAGTGGGCATAAATCTCCACTAGCTCCTACTGAGCCTTGTGAAGGAATAACTGGATGTATATTCTGATTAATAAGCTCTGATAATAAAGATACTGTTTCTTTTTTAACCCCTGAAAATCCAGCTAAAAGTGTATTGAGTCTAATAAGCATAATAGCTCTCACTATTTCTTTTTCAAAGGGTTTACCAACACCACAAGCATGTGAAATAAGTAAGTTTCGTTGTAGCTCTTTGGCTGTTTCATAGTTGTCTATAACTTTAGAAGCATTTGCACCAAAACCTGTTGTTACACCGTATACAATTTTCTTCTCTTTTACCTGCTTTTCGATGTATTTGCGGCTTTTTTCTATATTCTGATAAGTTTTGGGCTGTATTTCAACTTTCGCTTCATTAAAAGCTATTTGCACCACAGATTGAATATCTAACTGATTTCCGTTCAATATTACTGATTTCATTTTGTATTCCAGATTAGTTGTTTTGGGGCAAAAGATAAAAAAATAAATCGTAACCAGCGAACCAGTTACGATTTATTTCATAGGAAGTTGTTACTACTATTCTTCAACTAACTCTTCTTTCTCATCTTTTACGGCTTCTTCTTGCTCCTCAGCAGGGATTTCTTGAATACTTGCTCCAGATGCAATCAAATCACGGATTTTCTTATCTAGCTCTTCCACTAAATCGGGATTGTCTTCCAAAGCCTTCACCAATTTATCTCTACCCAAAGCAAGTTTGGTTTCGTTGTAGTAGAAATTTGCTCCAGATTTCTTGATAACATTCAATTCCACACCCAAATCAACAATTTCACCAATTTTAGAAATACCTCTACCATACATGATGTCAAATTCTACTTGTTTGAATGGAGGGGCAACTTTATTTTTCACAATTTTCACACGAGTACGGTTACCTAAAATATCATCTCCATTCTTAATTTGTCCTATACGACGAATATCAATACGAACAGAAGCATAATATTTAAGAGCATTACCACCTGTTGTTGTTTCAGGGCTACCAAACATTACACCTATTTTATCACGTAATTGGTTGATAAAGATACAGCAACAGTTTGTTTTATTGACTACACTTGTTAGTTTACGCATAGCTTGGGACATCAAGCGAGCATGTAAACCCATTTTGCTATCACCCATATCACCATCTATTTCAGCTTTAGGAACAAGAGCAGCCACAGAGTCAATAACCACAATGTCTATAGCCCCTGAGCGAATAAGTTGTTCTGCAATTTCAAGAGCTTGTTCACCACTATCTGGCTGAGAAACAACTACTTTTTCAGGATCCATGCCTAATTTTTCAGCATACGAACGATCAAAAGCATGTTCTGCATCAATAAACGCCGCAATACCACCAGCTTTTTGGCATTGGATAATGGTATGAATCGCTAATGTTGTTTTACCAGAAGATTCAGGTCCAAATATTTCCACAATTCTACCTTTGGGCAAACCACCAACACCAAGAGCTAAATCCACACCAATTGATCCTGTTGAAATAACTTCTACATCAACTACTTTGTTATCACTCAATTTCATTACAGTTCCTTTCCCATAATCTTTGTCTATTTTTTCCATTGTACTTTTTAGTGCATCCAATTTGCCTTTCATATCAACGGGGATACTGGTTTCTTTTTCTTTCTTTGCCATGTTAGTAGAATTTATGTTTTTGTAAAAATATTACTTTTAAATATCTAATCAATACATTAGCAAAGGAAAATATTTACTCCGTAAAATTTTTGTGTACCAATTATTTTCTTGAAAAAAAATACCTACTAAACATTTAGTAGGTATTTTTTTATTGTGATGTTATATTTATCTTGATTTAAAAGTATTGGGCAAATTAGCATTATTTGATTTAGCCTCTCTTTGGGTTTTCATTCTAGTATATTTATTTCTTTGTTCAGGAGTGAGAAGTGTTACAATTTTAGTTTCTCTCTCTTGATTAATAGCTTTTCTACGTTCTTGAGCTGTAGTTTGTGTAATGGTACCTGCTTGAACTTCTTGACGAACAGTTTGTAATTTTTGAGCTGCGTCTAAATTAATAGCTTGTACTTGCACTTTTTGTTCCGTTGTGAAACTGGCTTGCTTATCCATTCTTTCCGTCATCATGGTAGCACGTTGCTCGGGGGTACTTGCTGTATTTTGAGCAATTGCTCCAAATCCACAGAAAACTGTCAATAAAATAAGTAGAGATAATTTCTTCATAATCTGAATATTTTATAATATGAGTAACTTTCTAATTTTTCAAGCCACTATATTACATTTTTTTTAAGAAAAAAAGAAATTTATCTCTATTTTTTTAACATAAGGTATTCTGCTATCTGTACAGCATTGGTAGCTGCTCCTTTACGCAGGTTATCTGCAACAATCCACATATTTAAGGTGTTTGGCTGAGATTCATCTCTACGAATTCTGCCTACAAATACTTCATCTCTTCCTTTACTTAAAATAGGCATAGGATAACGATTGTTTTTCACATCATCTTCTAAAATAACTCCTGCTGTTTTTGAAATAATATTTTTTACTTCTTCCACATCAAAATCATTTTCAAACTCAACATTGACAGCTTCTGAGTGTCCACCCATTACAGGCACACGAACAGTTGTAGAGGTAACACCTATTTTATCAGTACCAAATATTTTTTTGGTTTCATTCACCATTTTCATTTCTTCCTTGGTGTAACCATTGTCCAAAAAAGAGTCAATATGAGGCAAAACATTCATATCAATAGGATGTGGATATACCTTTTTGCCTTCTATTCCTTGTCTTTCATTCATCAATTGGTCAACAGCAGCTTTACCTGTACCTGTTACAGACTGATAAGTAGAAACTACAATACGTTTAATTCCATATTTTTTATGTAACGGATTTAGAGCTACAACCATTTGAATAGTTGAGCAATTGGGGTTTGCTATAATTTTATCTTCTTTAGTAAGTACATCAGCATTTACTTCTGGAACTATCAGTTTTTTGGTAGGATCCATTCTCCAAGCAGAAGAGTTATCAATTACTGTTGTACCTACTTCTGCAAACTTAGGTGCAAAAGCAAGCGAAGTACTTCCTCCAGCTGAGAAAATTGCAAAATCAGGTTTAAGAGCTATTGCTTCTTCCATTCCTATTACTGTGTATTCCTTACTCTTAAAAAAAATCTTCTTACCCTTTGAATTCTCTGAAGCAACTAAATACAATTCTGTAAAGGGAAAGTTTCTTTCTTCTAAAACTTTCAGGATTTCGGTGCCTACTAGACCCGTAGCACCCACAACAGCAATTTTCATAATAATTAAAAAAGGTTAAAAGGTTGATAATATTTTTTTTGGAAACGCAATATTCTTGATTATTTGATAAATTTTCAAAAAATTATTTTGTTTTCTTGTATAAAGGTACTGTACTACAAGGTTCTCCAAACATGAGGCTTTGTACGTGAGGCTTTAATAAACGAGTAATTTCAACATACACATAAGTAGGTATGGGCAAATCAGAACAACCTTTAACTACTATTCGCTTGCCTTCATATTCAGCTATATTTATCTTTAACAGTTCTTTTCTAAATAACTCTATTTCAAGACTTTCTAAATCACCAAAAACAAAACAGTCAGCATATGGTTCTAAATGAATGGCTAACAGCATATATGCCCAAGTAGGCACTATGGCATCTGCTGAACAAATAATAGCCACATTTTTATTTTGGTACGAATTCCAGTCATGTTCTTTTAAAAACTGCCTAAAATCTTTTTCTTTTAAAATAAGCCCTTGAAAAAGATTTTGAGCTAAGTCATATACAACTCTTTCTCCTTTAGGATAAAAATCTTTTATATCCAGAGTAATCAGTCCACTCTGGGCAACTTTATTAACTATTTCTTCGGTTTCCATAAAATAAAAAATCTACAAGGGTTATCTTGTAGATTTCAACAAAAAAATAACTTACAAAGTTTTATTTATAAACTGCTAATTGAATAAAAACAGGGAAGTGGTCACTATAACCTCCTAAATATTTTTTACCTGCAAATGTTCTTAGGGGTTGTCCTTTGTATTGAGCAGGCTCTTGTTGCATGAGTGTTTCAGGTTTATGAATGGTTGCTGATTTTAAGACGTAACGCAGTGATGATTTTTTATTGACCAGATTAGATGAAAGAATCATTTGGTCTAAAAGATTCCATTCTGTTATTTTTTCTTTACCATTGTAGTAAGCATGTGTTCCTTTTCCTTCTGCTTTTAGTACACCCATTGCATTAAACATTTGTCCTTGTTTTAAGCCTTCAGAATAAGGTTTAGCATTGATAGTTTCAACAATACTTTTGTTGATAGGTTCATCATTCAAGTCGCCCATCACTATAATATTTGCTTTGGGAGACCTTTTTTGAATAGAATCTACTTTACTTTTCACTTGAGAAGCTACATAAATTCTTTTAGGTTCACTTTCTTTCAATCCACCACGTCTGGAAGGAAAATGAGCCACAAATACATGCAAGGTATCTTTTCCACCTAAAATCCCTGAAACAATCAAAAAATCTCTTGTTTTGTCTTTGACTTCAGGAAAGATTATTCTGCAAGATTTCTCTGCAAAAGGTTTGAATAAATCTTTTTTGTAAATCATGCCTACATCTATGCCTCTTTCGTCTGGAGAGTTATAATGAACTATTCCATAATTTTTATTTTTTAGAGCAGGTTGAGCAATGAGGTCTTCAATAACTCTTTTATTTTCTATTTCGCAAAGTCCAAGAATATCAGGAGCTTGTGGAGAGCCTAATGTACTGATAGCAGAAGACATATTGACTAATTTTTTCTGATATTTTTCGTTATCCCATTTATTTTCGGAAGTAGGGAGAAACTCAGAGTCATCAATGGCTGGATCATCTTCTGTATCAAAAAGATTTTCAACATTATAGAACGCTATAGTAAATGTATTTTTAGGCTTTTTTTGGGCAAAAAGAATGCTTGTAAAAAAGCAGAATAACAATGTAATGAATATCTGTTTCATGATTTGTTTTTTTATATACTATAAAAGTATGGCAATTTTACGTAAAAAGTATGAGTTTATCAAACAAAGAGTTTTAAAAGCCGTAGAAGTTTCAGCAAACAAACTTTTTTGTATTTTTGCAAATCTTGGCAAAACACCTTTATAATTTTTATGAAATTTCATTACCTGTTATTCTTAGGGCTCATTTTGGGAGCATGTGAACAATCCTCCCAAAAATTC
It includes:
- a CDS encoding heme biosynthesis protein HemY, yielding MISVTDKAKNKIVEIRQNDGYSNEHNIRVAVKGGGCSGLMYDLIFDTNIQNNDEIFEDKGIKILVDKKSLLYLLGTTLDFSDGLNGKGFQFVNPNASRTCGCGESFSV
- a CDS encoding tryptophan synthase subunit beta (catalyzes the formation of L-tryptophan from L-serine and 1-(indol-3-yl)glycerol 3-phosphate), with amino-acid sequence MTPNVSKSPSMKGYYGSFGGAYIPEMLFPNVEELENSYLQIINSGEFQKEYWQLLRDYVGRPSPLYFAKRLSEKYNTNIYLKREDLNHTGSHKINNTIGQILLAKHLGKKRIIAETGAGQHGVATATVCALMGLECIVYMGEVDIERQRPNVERMKLLGATVRPATSGSKTLKDATNEAIRDWINNPIDTHYIIGSVVGPHPYPDMVARFQSVISEEIKKQLQEKIGRDYPDYVLACVGGGSNAAGSFYYFIENPKVRLIALEAGGQGVNTGKSAATTALGKMGIIHGSKTLLMQTKDGQIIEPYSISAGLDYPGVGPIHAYLFDSRRGEYYAVTDEEAMEAGFMVSKIEGIIPAIETAHAFAYLEKLNAKPDEVVVICLSGRGDKDLATYIKWQEGTYKGHE
- a CDS encoding recombinase RecA yields the protein MKGKLDALKSTMEKIDKDYGKGTVMKLSDNKVVDVEVISTGSIGVDLALGVGGLPKGRIVEIFGPESSGKTTLAIHTIIQCQKAGGIAAFIDAEHAFDRSYAEKLGMDPEKVVVSQPDSGEQALEIAEQLIRSGAIDIVVIDSVAALVPKAEIDGDMGDSKMGLHARLMSQAMRKLTSVVNKTNCCCIFINQLRDKIGVMFGSPETTTGGNALKYYASVRIDIRRIGQIKNGDDILGNRTRVKIVKNKVAPPFKQVEFDIMYGRGISKIGEIVDLGVELNVIKKSGANFYYNETKLALGRDKLVKALEDNPDLVEELDKKIRDLIASGASIQEIPAEEQEEAVKDEKEELVEE
- a CDS encoding aspartate-semialdehyde dehydrogenase translates to MKIAVVGATGLVGTEILKVLEERNFPFTELYLVASENSKGKKIFFKSKEYTVIGMEEAIALKPDFAIFSAGGSTSLAFAPKFAEVGTTVIDNSSAWRMDPTKKLIVPEVNADVLTKEDKIIANPNCSTIQMVVALNPLHKKYGIKRIVVSTYQSVTGTGKAAVDQLMNERQGIEGKKVYPHPIDMNVLPHIDSFLDNGYTKEEMKMVNETKKIFGTDKIGVTSTTVRVPVMGGHSEAVNVEFENDFDVEEVKNIISKTAGVILEDDVKNNRYPMPILSKGRDEVFVGRIRRDESQPNTLNMWIVADNLRKGAATNAVQIAEYLMLKK